One genomic region from Spirulina subsalsa PCC 9445 encodes:
- a CDS encoding ABC transporter permease, protein MSSTQIKPSESETRKEPESPRVNFWQGLVRRLTSIEIIAPLIVGVLFLVSWELFVRWSNTPPYLLPGPLLVIQTLWRDWAILLPALWITLQITLVAFVAAIVSGVVLSILLTLNKWVEYSLFPYAVVLQTTPIVAIAPLIIIWTRQVLPPQSSTFAALVICAWIIAFFPILSNTTLGLNSVDHTLKDVFQLYNASPWQTLLYLRLPSALPYFLGGLRISGGLALIGAVVAEFVAGTGGQRSGIAYQILMASYNLQIARMFAAILLITLLGIAIFWGLTVLSNLLLGHWHESALKREN, encoded by the coding sequence ATGTCATCCACTCAAATTAAACCTTCTGAGTCTGAAACGCGGAAAGAACCTGAATCTCCTCGGGTTAATTTCTGGCAAGGCTTAGTCCGTCGCTTAACCTCTATTGAAATTATTGCGCCTCTGATTGTGGGGGTGTTGTTTTTGGTCAGTTGGGAACTCTTCGTGCGCTGGAGCAACACACCCCCTTACTTGTTGCCGGGGCCGCTTTTAGTAATACAAACCCTCTGGAGAGATTGGGCAATTTTGTTGCCTGCTCTTTGGATTACGTTGCAAATTACCCTGGTGGCTTTTGTGGCAGCCATTGTGTCGGGGGTGGTGTTATCGATCCTTTTAACGTTGAATAAATGGGTGGAGTATAGTTTATTTCCCTATGCGGTGGTTTTACAAACAACTCCTATTGTGGCGATCGCACCCTTAATTATCATCTGGACTCGCCAAGTCCTGCCCCCCCAATCTAGCACCTTTGCCGCCCTGGTGATTTGCGCTTGGATTATCGCCTTTTTCCCCATCCTCTCGAACACCACCTTGGGGTTAAACAGCGTTGACCATACCCTGAAAGATGTCTTTCAACTTTACAATGCCTCCCCTTGGCAAACCTTGCTCTATTTACGTTTACCTAGCGCTCTGCCCTACTTTTTGGGGGGATTGCGCATTAGTGGGGGATTAGCCTTGATTGGGGCCGTCGTGGCGGAATTTGTTGCTGGGACTGGGGGGCAACGTTCGGGCATTGCCTATCAGATTTTAATGGCCAGCTACAATTTACAAATTGCCCGGATGTTTGCGGCGATTTTATTAATTACCCTCTTGGGCATTGCCATTTTTTGGGGTTTAACCGTCTTGTCAAATCTCCTGTTAGGCCATTGGCACGAAAGCGCCCTAAAGCGGGAGAATTAA
- the htpG gene encoding molecular chaperone HtpG, giving the protein MTVLEQGNITIHTENIFPIIKKSLYTDHEIFLRELISNSVDAIAKLKMISYAGEVDGDLPEPEITINIDKEKKTLSVSDNGIGMTADEVKKYINQVAFSSAEEFIQKYQKDPNQQIIGHFGLGFYSSFMVARHVEIDTLSHRSGSQAVHWSCDGSPAFELSDSSRTTPGTTITLTMMDEEQEYLEEGRIKQLVKTYCDFMPVPIKLGDEQINKQKAPWKDSPQNLTDEDYLEFYRYLYPFQEDPLLWVHLNTDYPFILNGILYFPPIKPDVDINKGQIKLFCNQVFVSDHCDQIIPDFLMPLRGVIDSTDIPLNVSRSALTNDRTVRRITDFISKKIADRLKQIYQEDRAKYIQCWQDVGTFVKFGSLKDDKFKKQVEDLIIYKTTYGADKPKEEPQVEVQAGEGDPWQQADGATTEGDGYTTLKDYLERNKEKHENRVFYCTDPTAQATYVELYKKQGLEVLFLDSFIDTNYFVPFLEREYSDVRFSRVDSDLDQTLIEEDKSEIIDPKTNKTRSELVKELFEQALNNSKVTIRTESLKTDNPQTTPPAMVILPEEMRRIQEMTALLQQKAVEFPEIHTLLVNTAHPMIQNLVNLSQGAIAVGDGQSSTGTLVNQMCQHIYDLALISQKPFDPEGMKSFIERSNTLLTQMTERL; this is encoded by the coding sequence ATGACTGTACTAGAACAAGGCAATATTACAATCCACACTGAGAATATTTTTCCCATTATCAAAAAATCTCTCTATACGGATCATGAGATTTTCTTGCGGGAATTAATCTCCAACAGTGTGGATGCGATCGCAAAACTCAAGATGATCTCCTATGCGGGGGAAGTGGACGGCGACCTCCCGGAACCGGAAATTACCATCAACATTGACAAGGAGAAGAAAACCCTCTCGGTCAGCGACAATGGGATTGGTATGACGGCCGATGAGGTGAAAAAGTATATTAACCAAGTCGCCTTTTCCAGTGCGGAGGAATTCATCCAGAAGTACCAAAAAGACCCCAACCAGCAAATCATCGGTCACTTCGGTTTAGGGTTTTACTCTTCCTTCATGGTGGCGCGTCATGTGGAAATTGACACCCTCTCCCATCGCAGTGGCTCCCAAGCGGTGCATTGGTCCTGTGATGGCTCTCCGGCCTTTGAATTGAGCGACTCTAGTCGGACGACTCCCGGCACTACCATCACCCTCACCATGATGGATGAAGAACAGGAGTATTTAGAAGAAGGTCGCATTAAACAGTTAGTTAAAACCTACTGTGATTTTATGCCTGTTCCCATTAAATTAGGGGACGAGCAAATCAACAAACAAAAGGCCCCCTGGAAAGATTCTCCCCAAAATCTGACCGATGAGGATTATCTAGAGTTTTATCGTTATCTTTACCCCTTCCAAGAAGACCCCCTGTTGTGGGTACATCTCAATACGGACTACCCCTTTATCCTGAATGGGATTCTTTATTTCCCCCCCATTAAACCGGATGTTGATATTAATAAGGGACAGATTAAACTGTTCTGTAATCAGGTGTTTGTGAGTGACCACTGCGACCAAATCATCCCAGATTTCCTGATGCCGTTACGGGGGGTAATTGATAGCACGGATATTCCTTTAAATGTGTCTCGGAGTGCTTTAACCAATGACCGCACGGTGCGACGGATTACAGATTTTATCTCGAAAAAAATCGCCGACCGTCTGAAACAAATTTATCAAGAAGACCGCGCTAAATATATCCAATGTTGGCAAGATGTGGGAACGTTTGTTAAATTTGGTTCCCTCAAGGATGATAAGTTTAAGAAACAGGTGGAGGATTTAATTATCTATAAAACCACCTATGGGGCGGATAAACCGAAGGAAGAACCCCAAGTGGAAGTACAAGCCGGAGAGGGTGATCCTTGGCAACAGGCCGACGGTGCGACTACGGAGGGGGATGGTTATACGACCTTAAAGGATTATCTCGAACGGAATAAGGAAAAACACGAAAACCGCGTTTTTTATTGTACGGATCCGACGGCTCAAGCGACCTATGTAGAACTGTACAAAAAACAGGGATTAGAGGTTCTGTTTTTAGATTCCTTTATTGATACCAACTACTTTGTTCCGTTCTTAGAACGGGAATATTCTGATGTGCGTTTCTCGCGGGTGGATTCGGATTTAGATCAGACGTTAATTGAAGAGGACAAGTCGGAAATTATTGATCCGAAAACCAATAAAACGCGCAGTGAGTTGGTGAAGGAGTTGTTTGAGCAGGCTTTAAATAATAGCAAGGTGACGATTCGCACGGAGTCACTGAAAACCGATAATCCGCAAACGACACCCCCAGCGATGGTGATTTTACCGGAGGAAATGCGCCGGATTCAGGAGATGACGGCTCTATTGCAACAGAAGGCGGTGGAATTCCCAGAAATTCATACGTTGCTGGTGAATACAGCCCACCCGATGATTCAAAATTTGGTCAATTTGAGTCAAGGTGCGATCGCCGTTGGGGATGGACAATCTAGTACGGGTACATTAGTAAACCAGATGTGTCAACATATCTACGATCTGGCCTTAATTTCTCAGAAGCCTTTTGATCCTGAAGGGATGAAGTCTTTTATTGAGCGTTCTAATACTTTATTAACTCAAATGACAGAACGCTTGTAA
- a CDS encoding carbohydrate ABC transporter permease, with protein sequence MKIQRQFWGTVRTYLLLSGIAIAMLFPLLWLVSTAFKSPTEPIFGFPPPLIPQNPTLRNFQIVWETYPFATYLLNSVVVAVLTVALNLLFCSLAAYPLARLEFKGRDFIFALIVSTIMIPFQIVMIPLFILTVQLGLRNTYLGIIFPSIASAFGIFLLRQAFQGVPKELEEAARIDGTSELGIWWHVMIPAVRPALVTLAIFVFIGSWSDFLWPLIVIDQPDYYTLPLGVATLAGTFSLDWRLMAAGSVISIVPVLLVFVFAQRYIIPTDAGSGVKG encoded by the coding sequence ATGAAGATTCAACGCCAATTTTGGGGAACGGTGCGGACTTATCTGTTATTGAGTGGAATTGCGATCGCCATGCTGTTTCCCCTCCTCTGGTTAGTGAGTACGGCCTTTAAATCCCCCACAGAACCGATTTTTGGCTTTCCCCCCCCACTCATCCCCCAAAACCCTACCCTACGGAATTTCCAGATCGTCTGGGAAACCTACCCCTTCGCCACCTATCTATTGAATAGTGTCGTCGTCGCGGTATTAACCGTCGCCCTTAACCTACTCTTTTGTTCCCTCGCCGCCTATCCCCTCGCACGACTGGAATTTAAAGGACGAGATTTCATTTTTGCCCTCATTGTCTCCACCATCATGATTCCCTTCCAAATCGTCATGATTCCCCTGTTTATCCTGACAGTACAGTTAGGACTGCGCAACACCTACCTGGGCATTATTTTCCCCTCCATTGCCTCCGCCTTCGGGATTTTCCTCCTCCGGCAAGCCTTCCAAGGTGTCCCCAAAGAATTGGAAGAAGCCGCCCGCATTGATGGCACATCAGAACTCGGCATCTGGTGGCACGTCATGATTCCGGCCGTGCGTCCTGCCCTTGTTACCCTCGCTATTTTCGTGTTTATTGGCTCTTGGAGTGATTTCCTCTGGCCCTTAATTGTCATTGATCAACCCGACTATTACACCCTACCGTTAGGGGTAGCGACCTTAGCCGGAACATTTTCCCTCGATTGGCGGTTAATGGCGGCGGGATCCGTGATTTCCATTGTTCCCGTGTTGTTGGTCTTTGTCTTCGCCCAGCGCTATATTATCCCCACTGATGCCGGAAGTGGTGTGAAAGGATAA
- a CDS encoding carbon dioxide-concentrating mechanism protein CcmK — protein sequence MPEAVAVIETMGFPAILAAADAMVKAGRVTLVWFDKAESGRFVVAIRGPVSEVKMAQAAGIEAGESVFGGEVLTHYIVPNPPENVINVLPLEYTEAVERFR from the coding sequence ATGCCTGAAGCAGTTGCAGTTATTGAAACGATGGGCTTTCCCGCCATTTTAGCGGCGGCGGATGCGATGGTGAAAGCAGGGCGTGTTACGCTGGTTTGGTTTGATAAGGCCGAAAGTGGGCGCTTTGTGGTGGCTATCCGGGGGCCGGTGTCCGAGGTGAAAATGGCACAGGCGGCGGGGATTGAGGCCGGAGAAAGTGTTTTCGGGGGGGAAGTTCTCACCCATTATATTGTGCCGAACCCGCCCGAAAATGTGATTAATGTTCTGCCCCTCGAATATACCGAGGCGGTGGAACGCTTCCGATAG